In one Drosophila pseudoobscura strain MV-25-SWS-2005 chromosome X, UCI_Dpse_MV25, whole genome shotgun sequence genomic region, the following are encoded:
- the sov gene encoding uncharacterized protein sov isoform X3: MEDASDINMEDINESDDSEVVTDRQQFGDVTHSDVQESAFENVSVEEGAIPTLNPEIVAKQKRILGLLPFIEEVKKVFMESLTQRQFSRLEALICLVKRDNVTLPTLTKIESIMLKLETKFGEMVRNRQECEASGAASGNRSGAPAQNTISISSSCSESEDHKESTNRKRNPQSRSTKLSGSKASTERRKSVSTDRPSPANKVAEEPARKSSSSHSFSAHKPRNERKSTAKTQGGSPDQKKAEGGKADTNQKARECDRVPSEEQGLLAAIREARTLDREQKQAREKANRERSKAISLQFNASASADLGFSRRSNADQATAKTAFTKQCKADSTSVAAVRQPTANERHQQQQTPTEPSNGTPTFSPSISPTPPPSLCDKDAARRDRPVSPLSEARKKLAAMLMDKLDPSGVGLPGTLPLASNSMDPRGKNPNYKSHALSAAVSNVLASPPAPPILPVPPPSVIRDTSSVLPEPPVLPAPPVLPAPPVLPAPPMKASSIWNPIPEERSMGFRPRNPNSHNAHVRPPHNFHGNQRPQGLPGSETQSSGPAPHLSKYFHPSGPRSMPREATRDPRCQNMPRPNHHQHQGYSQGNSTSWQFSSWNGNINNNNNETNAFNSGGGPGPDPGFLPGPRPNFGGGSFRGGPGGINHRYMPPGGGGGRGGGHYDYDGPRSYREHREAKAREAAAAAKLAEEQRLADIEKKRQLEAADKQRQQEESDYAAVTVSVTALPERKLDTSYRTVIANGPAKKIDFRIPKKTSTAAAATTTVGQSLGNGKEGESASSCTSPPTNKSCNEREDNGRDKDKDTNRSTDNNKDTPNVESESPRNSPKDPKDNPKPERAEKKNRSKDADKNKNMSKDQDKTKKEETSAAKNANKKKKKKLQKKKDNNQTEKKEQKEAGDKKASSSTPSPMPTPTPSSLPSSCSTAETIAKGKNSNNEPQIDGSGASCSLSDNVENEPPMVCKPCTPSGKPTTDKAEIQPGDAASKIDPKNTKTKAGSPLEGKPDNAAASGTAIGTATETATATAESMAVAVAVADPVADEKVPKLSKMKIFLGPNGRSTFLLNDDGSKLLEDFGQKFKENPNGDTNGSEEQQGPTYSRKINVNMRRRSSMVPTASRPLVDKALLFNGSSLMYEDLTEQKRKDEKQLMKARQLANIFEKTSDNCRVSAQNIITGKRSTRGIPECSFNETKLSRNCFGLGQINRSAKATPEEKKQRSITGPKTKPDIPHSKSEADKPRSGENNNFETDISTEPEATELQTEKTPQLVKRKRGRPPSLVKNAIVQASKIPRLEIEENRPQMEATVSDEQSVAPKPTQPTPIPPAPPTVEPSQARAKPRARKMNELEKLNEYLSSMHNGEEVTRATGRRACTVQQVQRRSESPSPSPSPSPTPSRRPSPREIRNVARRGQPRGPSGNNGGINRASTVWKKDKPLKCVVRLRRSATMPVPPQSPKQPTPKPTPTPTPKPTPTPTSAKTTQPKQKDQQKKRKQKTQLNVNSKWNAMSDGAKNCVVCHKKIDKNPIGHYLQYHKENYISRLAPGMLDELREGRGNSLRIAGGDGSRMKYNYVCPFCTKDLQSSSFGNIALHLIGHTGESKFQCSACQQPMRRQTRIEKHRKNCVPEAQIVSDPRTSCLPLSLHVCPVCEYVQMGQERRDRHLMKHHELNEQLLPSIKVEKVILCCRPADDIQMKTETESETAPNMAVPKLISRRSSVIYRKTPKRKIRFMKKQRKPGRPPKLSEREDESQREERDMEEIKEDGMPASQEMQEIEVPQLDEDAAAESILVVNECLMDFDPELEMDLNLLHDQLEEDIEETDLLQNESGLQQKSAAAITMVEQKPILAELLPMEVEGTAKEAQVTQDSPAKPSEEEEEEETVVPAVPVETHIPDLSVDPLMGIGSDDSGSEMDVEVDTESACTAPTPAPGSKDVHDDKKRVPGDWVDLVKTGSQDGSRSQSIFRTFNRYYSRLTNRTGGGGGSGSGGGGPRRSTSGITPADPNELMPEMRPLEPEPEPEREKAREIQIKPVLSAPTAAPAAKPTPPELVVAAAGGVPAPGDTTPMSALTRVENVAYRMREATLPASAVYCCLYPSCSFLFSNEREGLERHFTIEHPQVSWSGGCFACITQDQTRALLTPPRSIGDELRHLAQKHMPAPAPAANLPEQLLPAAKPALPKLRVRRFSGDLITEDAMQLDNDQVQQQQQQQQQQQENVYSNQVDMDVHGNVEGDTLANVMLRDLLKATPRPINQLADFNAAGLGEFLCAKPATPPAISPRETETETQAPRAADGNVTANEKENEDLLYNNKKNTGIQIVTVCHVDEPQKEPAESQALPPVLPEPLATVNNGHFVVTQSISANQVNICLAAPTAAGSAVAASAAAEKGAPPTTANRRPNLHLSQDRFRCMAAGCGYCAHTVMCIREHMNFHRFSFGSADYLHCAYCPHVASDVDDYVRHGVLVHGLAPRHELETATTTRPGGELSVSEQIHKTLSQQMNTFTATVPRAVPVPGPAPAPAPAPAKKQVQPKLQRKETGPGRAYAVSISKVLVRYLEPTGYGDDKLFECPQRTCAARLTSESFVNHIHYHIRSSPMDTELVMCRYCRTLETPPMLRQHMLLHHARHNYICSLCLETATSKDMLIFHVHQCHSVVLGLPNHSFKVMEVSLQEGLAVGAARSSMVCHVVGVLLPFEQEQLQAMKFKLIRELKLRETGTKQVFRPSEANLLPRGDTVLTVQLRCAECPYVSSEIVHMQRHLAMHKLQTIIAFVESHRIVQTNPEIPEPSPVEEDVANGAGGQHTVINPYMLYVPSASRFVCGALDCGIQLPTQQALIEHMSKEHKHTDVMWCTFCRTRQPNKLSVTKYLMHLLTHKHHIYQCGSCSRFNPDRFSIERHIIDRHPKINVDVVIHRQEANARLKSTARWIKLPKLSKYPTHNQFICNLCQHIYNGTEKIRAHVEAVHGIKHQYICPVGAPKCSFGANEPVSVIQHILDDHPSEQVQPSLIYRRPIARKRQTMGFYCCQCRLAFLSYQRIMAHLKEQHVSLCQYKCRHCEFSSTQERSVISHMIEEHPDLKGLAICQFQRVFNDLPDKMAWAEAHPVEKAQQQQNREQQQQEEDQEEDPDEEEDEEPEEQEVQQPPLAVNSMISEVIDLLDSDNETETERVTVTAPAPVTASANRNVSEHFNESLRVSNAEKDETLIESYLRNHFYLFCCDHCDFTSRNLMEMKAQHWAKAHPKLSFMFRVQPIMMCCQCKSFKGSAKELREHLMSSHQHKRLVRTFGCDVCRPRECGFCDYNYKNWEDLSSHMEQANHQVNDLKNMTDSGLEVLLNLNRSKNGAEYYQKCSLCQKILPDQIAMYHHGQQEHANQGFSFTNVHPLMFRCLYCKFSSQEEMVLLRHIISHFGGFHRCHFCQMDQPGGFEQYIQHCYTMHHERVGRFRQVYTYRVILRFLMQTALQFQNGLVISKNSLLNTRYNSDTLIRQLYEELMTLAERPPIPRIHIGLKNLTPITIQGEPVPKKAKISRRRQTLGPDGLLMTNPPAAAAAAAVAPSPAAALAQRPAAAHDSRPANTIWSTSFTGTNPTAPLQPPPPAAAKPVAGNQQTTSTAGPQKIIRNLKRRNSVVIFSRP, translated from the exons ATGGAGGATGCAAGCGACATTAATATGGAGGACATCAATGAGTCGGATGATTCGGAAGTAGTGACTGACCGCCAGCAGTTCGGCGATGTCACCCACAGTGATGTCCAAGAGTCCGCCTTTGAAAATGTCTCTGTGGAAGAGGGGGCTATTCCTACCCTGAACCCAGAGATTGTTGCTAAACAAAAGCGAATTCTTGGCCTCTTGCCCTTTATCGAGGAGGTGAAAAAGGTGTTTATGGAGAGCCTGACCCAGCGACAATTCTCCCGTCTAGAGGCCCTCATCTGCCTTGTCAAGCGAGA CAATGTGACCCTGCCGACACTGACGAAAATTGAGTCTATCATGTTAAAGCTGGAAACGAAATTCGGTGAA ATGGTCCGAAATAGACAGGAATGTGAAGCCAGTGGTGCCGCTTCAGGCAACCGTTCCGGAGCCCCCGCTCAAAATACAATATCGATAAGTTCGTCCTGCAGTGAAAGTGAGGACCACAAGGAATCAACGAACAGAAAAAGAAATCCTCAGAGCAGGTCGACAAAATTGTCTGGATCGAAAGCTTCGACTGAAAGAAGAAAATCCGTTTCAACCGATCGCCCATCGCCAGCGAATAAAGTCGCAGAGGAGCCAGCGCGCAAGTCCTCCAGTTCGCACAGCTTTTCCGCCCACAAGCCACGCAATGAGCGTAAGAGTACAGCAAAGACTCAAGGAGGAAGTCCGGATCAGAAGAAAGCAGAGGGTGGCAAGGCGGATACCAACCAGAAGGCCAGAGAGTGCGACAGAGTTCCTTCTGAGGAACAAGGTTTACTGGCTGCCATACGGGAAGCCAGAACCCTAGACAGAGAACAAAAGCAGGCGCGAGAGAAAGCCAATAGAGAGCGGTCCAAAGCTATAAGTTTGCAATTCAatgccagcgccagcgccgaTCTAGGATTCTCGCGCCGGTCCAATGCAGATCAAGCAACAGCAAAGACGGCATTTACCAAACAATGTAAGGCAGACTCCACATCGGTGGCGGCAGTGCGTCAGCCCACAGCAAACGAGaggcaccaacagcagcagacgccCACAGAGCCATCGAATGGTACTCCTACTTTTTCTCCTAGCATTTCTCCTACTCCTCCACCATCCTTGTGTGATAAAGATGCTGCCAGAAGGGATAGACCAGTCAGTCCACTTTCGGAGGCACGCAAGAAACTGGCCGCTATGCTGATGGATAAGCTGGATCCCTCCGGAGTGGGACTGCCGGGCACATTGCCACTGGCATCGAACAGCATGGATCCGCGTGGAAAGAATCCGAATTACAAAAGTCACGCCTTGTCAGCTGCCGTTTCGAATGTACTGGCCTCCCCGCCAGCTCCTCCCATCCTGCCAGTTCCTCCCCCGAGTGTCATTCGCGATACATCGTCAGTGCTGCCGGAACCGCCAGTGCTGCCGGCACCGCCAGTGCTGCCGGCACCGCCAGTGCTGCCGGCACCGCCAATGAAGGCCTCCTCCATATGGAATCCCATCCCAGAGGAACGAAGCATGGGCTTTCGCCCACGGAATCCGAACAGCCATAATGCGCATGTGCGGCCTCCTCACAATTTTCATGGGAACCAGCGGCCCCAAGGACTCCCTGGGAGCGAGACGCAATCCTCGGGCCCTGCGCCCCATTTGTCCAAATACTTTCATCCTTCCGGTCCGAGATCGATGCCACGTGAGGCCACAAGGGATCCACGCTGTCAGAATATGCCACGACCGAACCATCATCAGCACCAGGGCTATTCTCAGGGCAACTCCACGAGCTGGCAATTTTCGTCCTGGAATGGTAatatcaataataataacaatgaAACAAATGCCTTTAATAGTGGAGGTGGACCTGGTCCCGATCCTGGATTTCTGCCTGGACCTAGACCCAACTTCGGTGGAGGCAGCTTTCGTGGCGGCCCCGGTGGCATTAACCATCGATACATGCCACcaggcggcggaggaggacgAGGCGGAGggcattatgattatgatggGCCGCGTTCGTATCGCGAGCATCGTGAGGCCAAGGCCAGggaggcagcagccgctgccaaGCTGGCCGAGGAGCAGCGCCTGGCGGACATCGAGAAAAAACGCCAGCTGGAGGCAGCCgacaagcagcggcagcaggaggagagcGATTATGCTGCCGTAACGGTGTCAGTGACGGCACTACCAGAGCGCAAGTTGGACACCTCATATCGCACCGTCATCGCGAATGGTCCGGCCAAGAAGATCGACTTTCGAATACCCAAAAAAACgtcgacagcggcagcagccacgACCACAGTGGGCCAGTCCTTGGGCAATGGTAAAGAGGGCGAGAGTGCCAGCTCATGCACGAGTCCACCCACGAACAAATCCTGTAATGAGAGAGAGGATAACGGCAGAGACAAGGATAAGGATACGAATAGGAGTACTGATAATAACAAAGATACTCCTAACGTGGAGAGCGAGAGCCCCAGGAATAGTCCTAAAGATCCTAAAGATAATCCTAAACCTGAAAGAGCGGAAAAAAAGAATCGATCTAAAGATGCGGATAAGAACAAAAATATGTCTAAAGATCAGgataaaaccaaaaaggaAGAGACGTCAGCAGCAAAGAATGCcaacaagaaaaagaaaaagaagttgCAGAAGAAAAAGGACAACAATCAAACGGAAAAGAAGGAGCAAAAAGAAGCAGGCGACAAGAAAGCCTCATCCTCCACGCCCTCGCCgatgcccacgcccacgccctcCTCTTTACCTTCCTCTTGTTCCACTGCGGAGACTATCGCGAAAGGGAAAAACTCGAATAATGAGCCACAGATCGATGGCTCAGGCGCCTCCTGCTCTCTCTCGGATAACGTAGAGAACGAGCCACCGATGGTCTGTAAACCCTGTACGCCCTCGGGCaaaccgacaaccgacaaaGCGGAGATACAGCCGGGGGACGCTGCATCGAAGATTGACCCAaagaacacaaaaacaaaggcaggAAGCCCTTTGGAAGGGAAGCCCGATAACGCGGCTGCAAGTGGAACTGCAATTGGAACCGCAACTGAAACCGCAACCGCGACTGCCGAGTCCATGGCAGTCGCAGTTGCGGTTGCGGATCCAGTTGCGGACGAAAAGGTACCCAAACTATCGAAAATGAAGATTTTCCTGGGTCCCAACGGCCGCAGTACATTCCTACTTAACGACGATGGCTCCAAGCTGCTCGAGGACTTTGGCCAGAAGTTTAAGGAAAATCCAAATGGAGATACAAATGGGAGTGAGGAGCAGCAGGGGCCCACATACAGCCGAAAAATCAATGTGAATATGCGACGCCGCAGTTCGATGGTACCGACGGCCAGCCGTCCGCTGGTGGACAAGGCCTTGCTCTTTAATGGCAGTAGCCTGATGTATGAGGACCTCACCGAACAGAAGCGCAAGGATGAGAAGCAATTGATGAAGGCACGCCAGCTGGCGAATATATTCGAGAAGACCAGCGATAATTGCCGCGTGTCTGCCCAGAATATTATCACTGGAAAGCGAAGCACACGCGGCATACCCGAATGTTCCTTCAACGAAACGAAGCTCAGCCGGAACTGCTTCGGTTTGGGTCAGATAAACAGGTCGGCTAAGGCCACACCCGAGGAAAAGAAGCAACGATCCATTACAGGGCCGAAAACAAAACCTGATATTCCACATTCCAAATCGGAGGCAGACAAGCCGAGATCGGGGGAGAATAACAATTTTGAGACTGATATTTCTACCGAACCGGAGGCTACGGAGTTGCAAACGGAAAAGACTCCTCAGCTTGTGAAACGCAAGCGCGGCAGACCTCCCTCCTTGGTAAAGAACGCCATCGTGCAAGCGAGCAAGATACCACGACTGGAAATCGAAGAAAACCGTCCTCAGATGGAGGCGACGGTCTCCGATGAACAGTCTGTTGCCCCAAAACCAACACAGCCGACACCGATACCGCCCGCTCCACCGACCGTGGAGCCAAGCCAAGCACGAGCCAAGCCACGGGCACGCAAGATGAACGAGCTGGAAAAGCTCAACGAATACCTTTCGTCCATGCACAACGGAGAGGAAGTGACGCGGGCCACTGGAAGACGAGCATGCACTGTGCAACAGGTGCAACGGCGTTCAgagtcgccatcgccatcgccgtctcctTCCCCTACTCCCAGTCGTAGGCCCAGCCCAAGGGAGATTCGAAATGTGGCACGTCGCGGTCAACCCCGTGGACCCAGCGGAAACAACGGCGGCATCAATCGAGCGTCCACAGTCTGGAAAAAGGATAAGCCATTGAAATGTGTTGTGCGTTTGCGGCGCAGTGCCACAATGCCAGTACCCCCACAGTCCCCGAAACAGCCAACGCcaaagccaacgccaacgccaacgccaaagccaacgccaacgccaacgtcAGCGAAAACGACACAACCAAAGCAAAAGGATCAGCagaaaaagcgaaaacaaaaaacacaactgAATGTGAACTCCAAATGGAATGCTATGTCCGATGGGGCCAAAAATTGTGTTGTGTGCCACAAGAAGATCGATAAGAATCCCATCGGCCACTATCTGCAGTACCACAAGGAGAACTACATCTCTCGCCTGGCACCCGGCATGCTGGACGAACTGCGCGAAGGTCGGGGCAATAGTTTGCGGATTGCGGGAGGTGACGGCAGCAGAATGAAGTACAACTACGTGTGTCCCTTCTGCACGAAGGACCTGCAAAGCTCCTCCTTCGGCAACATTGCGTTGCATCTGATTGGGCATACGGGCGAGAGCAAGTTCCAGTGCTCGGCGTGCCAGCAACCGATGCGACGCCAGACTAGAATTGAGAAGCATCGCAAGAATTGTGTCCCCGAAGCACAAATAGTTTCCGACCCGAGAACCAGCTGCCTGCCCCTCAGTCTGcatgtgtgtcctgtgtgcgAATACGTGCAGATGGGGCAGGAGAGACGGGACAGGCATCTGATGAAGCATCATGAGCTCAACGAACAGCTGCTCCCGAGCATAAAAGTGGAGAAGGTGATCCTCTGCTGTCGTCCCGCCGATGACATACAGATGAAAACAGAAACGGAATCGGAAACGGCACCGAACATGGCCGTGCCGAAGCTGATATCGCGACGCAGCTCCGTGATCTATCGAAAGACCCCCAAGAGGAAGATTCGTTTCATGAAAAAGCAACGGAAGCCCGGCAGACCCCCCAAGCTCTCCGAGCGGGAGGACGAGTCCCAAAGGGAGGAGAGAGATATGGAAGAGATTAAAGAGGATGGCATGCCAGCGTCACAGGAGATGCAGGAGATCGAGGTGCCTCAGCTGGATGAGGATGCTGCCGCCGAATCCATTTTGGTCGTCAACGAGTGCCTCATGGACTTTGATCCCGAATTAGAAATGGATCTGAACCTGCTGCATGACCAGCTGGAGGAGGATATCGAGGAGACGGACCTCCTACAAAACGAGTCTGGGCTGCAGCAAAAGAGTGCTGCCGCCATCACCATGGTGGAGCAGAAACCAATTTTGGCGGAACTGTTGCCAATGGAAGTGGAGGGCACCGCCAAAGAAGCGCAGGTAACGCAGGACTCGCCAGCCAAACCctcagaggaggaggaggaggaggagacagtaGTGCCTGCAGTCCCCGTGGAGACGCATATTCCCGACCTGTCTGTGGATCCCCTCATGGGCATTGGAAGCGATGATTCCGGTAGCGAAATGGATGTGGAGGTGGACACCGAATCTGCATGCACAGCCCCCACACCAGCCCCTGGCTCTAAGGATGTCCATGATGACAAGAAGAGGGTCCCCGGGGATTGGGTCGATCTGGTCAAGACTGGCTCTCAGGATGGGTCCCGCTCCCAGTCGATATTCCGGACATTCAATCGTTACTACTCCCGCCTCACCAACAGAAcgggtggaggaggaggttcAGGTTCAGGAGGAGGCGGACCACGTCGCTCAACATCCGGTATAACGCCAGCCGATCCAAATGAACTTATGCCCGAAATGCGACCCTtggaaccagaaccagaaccagaacgaGAAAAAGCACGGGAGATACAGATAAAGCCAGTACTGTCCGCCCCtactgcagctccagcagctaAGCCAACTCCTCCCGAATTagtagtagcagcagcaggaggagtacCTGCCCCCGGGGACACCACACCAATGTCGGCATTGACGCGTGTGGAGAACGTGGCCTACCGCATGAGGGAGGCCACACTGCCGGCGAGTGCCGTCTACTGCTGCCTGTATCCGAGCTGTTCGTTTCTCTTCTCAAACGAGCGCGAGGGCCTGGAGCGGCACTTTACCATCGAGCATCCGCAGGTGTCCTGGAGCGGCGGCTGTTTTGCCTGCATCACCCAGGACCAGACAAGGGCGCTACTGACACCACCGCGCAGCATTGGAGATGAGCTGCGTCACCTGGCCCAGAAGCATATGCCTGCTCCAGCACCTGCAGCGAATCTACccgagcagctgctgcccgcGGCCAAGCCAGCACTGCCCAAGCTTCGAGTGCGTCGCTTCAGTGGCGACTTGATCACGGAAGATGCAATGCAACTCGACAATGACCAggtacagcaacagcaacagcaacagcagcagcaacaggaaaaTGTATACTCGAACCAAGTGGATATGGATGTGCATGGGAATGTGGAAGGAGATACCCTGGCTAATGTTATGCTCAGGGATCTGCTAAAGGCCACGCCTCGACCTATCAACCAGCTGGCGGACTTTAATGCCGCCGGACTGGGGGAATTTCTTTGCGCCAAGCCTGCCACTCCGCCTGCAATATCTCCCagggaaacggaaacggaaacgcaAGCCCCAAGGGCTGCAGATGGGAATGTAACTGcaaacgaaaaggaaaatgaagaTCTGCTGTACAATAATAAGAAGAACACAGGCATCCAAATCGTGACTGTGTGCCATGTGGATGAACCCCAGAAGGAACCAGCAGAATCCCAGGCATTGCCCCCAGTCCTGCCTGAGCCACTGGCAACAGTTAACAATGGCCATTTTGTGGTGACTCAAAGCATCTCTGCGAATCAGGTCAACATATGCCTGGCAGCTCCAACGGCAGCAGGTTCAGCTGTAgctgcatctgcagcagcGGAAAAGGGtgcaccaccaacaacagccaACCGTCGTCCAAATCTACACTTGTCGCAGGATCGTTTTCGCTGCATGGCCGCTGGATGCGGCTATTGTGCGCACACAGTGATGTGCATACGGGAGCACATGAATTTTCATCGTTTCAGCTTTGGCAGCGCCGACTACCTGCACTGCGCCTACTGCCCTCATGTGGCCTCCGATGTGGATGACTATGTGCGACATGGCGTCCTTGTGCATGGCCTGGCGCCGCGCCATGAGCTGGAAACAGCTACAACCACACGGCCGGGCGGGGAGTTGTCTGTTAGCGAGCAGATTCATAAGACATTATCCCAGCAAATGAATACATTTACAGCGACAGTTCCAcgggcagtgccagtgccagggccagcgccagcgccagcgccagcgccagcaaaGAAGCAAGTACAGCCAAAGCTACAGAGAAAGGAAACGGGTCCAGGCAGAGCCTATGCAGTATCCATTTCCAAAGTATTGGTCAGATATCTAGAGCCTACAGGATATGGGG ACGACAAGCTGTTCGAATGTCCGCAGAGGACCTGCGCGGCCCGACTGACGAGCGAATCGTTTGTCAACCACATCCACTACCACATACGCAGCTCCCCCATGGACACGGAGCTGGTTATGTGCCGGTATTGTCGCACGCTGGAGACGCCGCCAATGCTGCGGCAACATATGCTGCTGCATCATGCGCGGCATAATTATATCTGCAGCCTGTGCCTGGAGACGGCCACCAGCAAGGATATGTTGATATTCCACGTCCATCAGTGCCATTCAGTGGTGCTCGGCCTGCCCAATCACTCCTTCAAGGTGATGGAAGTCTCCCTGCAGGAGGGCCTCGCTGTGGGGGCCGCCCGCAGTTCCATGGTGTGTCATGTGGTTGGGGTGCTGTTACCTTTCGAGCAAGAGCAGCTGCAGGCTATGAAGTTCAAGCTGATCCGCGAACTGAAGCTGCGCGAGACCGGCACAAAGCAAGTCTTTCGCCCTTCGGAGGCGAATCTGCTGCCCAGAGGCGACACTGTGCTGACGGTGCAGCTGCGTTGCGCCGAGTGTCCGTATGTCAGCTCTGAGATTGTGCACATGCAGCGACACCTGGCCATGCACAAGCTGCAGACGATTATTGCGTTCGTGGAATCACACCGCATCGTGCAGACTAACCCCGAAATCCCCGAGCCATCTCCGGTGGAAGAAGATGTGGCCAACGGAGCTGGGGGACAACATACGGTGATCAATCCGTACATGCTGTACGTACCCTCAGCGAGTCGCTTCGTCTGCGGTGCATTGGACTGCGGCATACAGCTGCCAACGCAGCAGGCTCTCATCGAGCACATGTCGAAGGAGCACAAGCACACGGATGTGATGTGGTGCACCTTCTGCCGCACCCGTCAGCCCAACAAATTATCCGTCACGAAGTACTTGATGCATCTGCTCACCCACAAGCATCACATTTATCAGTGCGGTTCCTGCTCTCGCTTCAATCCCGACCGGTTTTCTATTGAGCGGCACATCATCGACCGGCACCCGAAAATCAATGTAGATGTGGTGATACACAGGCAGGAGGCGAATGCACGGCTAAAGAGCACAGCCCGATGGATTAAGTTGC CCAAGCTATCGAAGTACCCAACTCACAATCAATTCATATGCAATCTGTGCCAGCACATATACAACGGAACGGAAAAGATACGCGCACATGTGGAGGCAGTCCATGGCATTAAGCATCAGTACATCTGCCCTGTGGGTGCGCCGAAGTGTAGTTTTGGGGCAAATGAGCCCGTCTCCGTCATTCAACACATTCTGGATGATCATCCGAGTGAGCAGGTGCAGCCATCGCTTATCTATCGGCGCCCTATCGCGCGGAAAAGGCAAACGATGGGGTTCTACTGCTGCCAGTGTCGGCTGGCCTTTCTCAGCTACCAGCGGATCATGGCCCATCTCAAGGAGCAGCATGTGAGCCTCTGCCAATACAAGTGTCGGCATTGCGAGTTCAGTAGCACCCAGGAGCGAAGCGTTATCTCGCACATGATTGAAGAACATCCGGACCTCAAGGGACTGGCAATCTGCCAGTTCCAGCGAGTCTTTAATGATCTGCCCGATAAGATGGCCTGGGCCGAGGCCCATCCGGTTGAGaaggcacagcagcagcagaaccgggagcagcagcaacaggaggaaGATCAAGAGGAGGATCCAGACgaagaggaggacgaggagccaGAGGAGCAGGAAGTTCAGCAGCCCCCCCTCGCTGTCAATTCAATGATCAGTGAGGTGATCGATCTTCTCGACTCGGATAATGAAACAGAGACTGAGAGAGTGACAGTgacagcgccagcgccagtgACAGCGTCAGCGAATCGAAATGTCAGCGAACACTTTAACGAGAGTTTACGTGTGTCTAATGCAGAGAAGGATGAGACCCTGATCGAATCCTATTTGCGTAATCATTTCTATCTTTTCTGCTGCGATCATTGTGATTTCACCTCACGGAATCTGATGGAAATGAAAGCCCAGCACTGGGCAAAGGCGCATCCGAAGCTATCTTTCATGTTCCGGGTGCAGCCGATAATGATGTGCTGCCAATGCAAGTCCTTTAAGGGCAGTGCTAAAGAGCTGCGTGAGCATCTGATGTCATCGCACCAACATAAACGCCTGGTCAGGACGTTCGGCTGTGATGTGTGTCGGCCCAGGGAGTGCGGGTTCTGCGATTATAATTACAAAAACTGGGAGGATCTCAGCAGCCACATGGAGCAGGCAAATCACCAGGTAAACGATCTGAAGAACATGACGGATTCGGGTTTGGAGGTGCTGCTGAATCTTAATCGAAGCAAAAACGGGGCCGAGTATTATCAAAAGTGCAGCCTGTGCCAGAAGATACTGCCGGATCAGATAGCGATGTACCATCACGGACAGCAGGAGCACGCCAATCAGGGTTTCAGCTTCACGAATGTCCATCCGCTGATGTTTCGCTGTTTATACTGTAAGTTCTCCTCGCAGGAGGAGATGGTCTTGCTGCGGCACATTATCTCCCACTTTGGGGGCTTCCATAGGTGCCATTTTTGCCAGATGGATCAACCCGGTGGCTTCGAGCAGTACATCCAGCACTGCTACACGATGCACCACGAAAGAGTTGGTCGTTTCCGGCAAGTGTACACGTACCGGGTGATTTTGCGATTCCTTATGCAGACGGCCCTCCAATTCCAGAACGGTCTGGTCATAAGCAAGAACAGTTTGCTCAACACACGCTACAATAGCGATACTTTAATTCGCCAGCTTTACGAAGAGTTGATGACCCTGGCCGAACGTCCGCCAATTCCCCGGATTCATATAGGTCTCAAGAATCTCACACCTATCACCATCCAGGGGGAGCCAGTGCcaaaaaaagccaaaatcaGTCGGCGACGTCAGACCCTGGGTCCAGATGGGTTACTCATGACGaatccaccagcagcagcagcagcagcagccgtcgcACCAAGCCCAGCCGCAGCCCTCGCACAACGCCCAGCCGCAGCCCACGACAGTAGACCAGCGAATACTATTTGGTCCACCTCGTTCACGGGAACTAATCCCACAGCTCCActgcagccgccgccaccagcagcagcaaaaccaGTAGCCGGCAATCAACAGACTACATCGACAGCTGGACCACAGAAAATAATAAGGAACCTTAAGCGACGCAACAGCGTTGTGATCTTTAGTCGTCCCTAG